From the genome of Epinephelus lanceolatus isolate andai-2023 chromosome 23, ASM4190304v1, whole genome shotgun sequence, one region includes:
- the LOC117249474 gene encoding NACHT, LRR and PYD domains-containing protein 3-like: protein MATVQELLLKTLEELGKDELKSFHFHQRLPDVQDGFSPIPKFQLEGADRHDTVNVMVQKYNRQAVEVAEKILGRMGRNDLAQELSERSSELKAGETTEDTGASHTPPQASPRPRPRASSQHKVPEPSDQIILYQRKLQDYLQSEFMCVQEGMTDRIDQQRLDDIFTELFITAGGDVHINKQHEVMQIQIKRRVAETETPIQPSHIFKSPTGNHKPIRTMLTTGVAGIGKTVLVHKFVLDWAERRTNQDVHLLFHFTFRKLNLLKGERFLLAELIHTCIRETKDIPKRELTNIFTKLQASGNRDFDKSEFRLLFVFDGLDESRLQLDFTRSDQLPADFDVTQSTSVDVLLTALIEGRLLPSARVWVTTRPAAANQIPRKFVDSMTEVRGFTDPQKVEYFRKRFPDETQASRIISHIKASRSLFIMCHIPVFCWITATVLKDVLKTRMQEDLPKTLTEMYTEFLVYQMTQTEERCGPKKSIQYIQSLAKLAFHQLEKGNLIFYETDLKDSGINIRKAAECSGVFTEVFKEERRWKKDKDKGKMFSFVHLSLQEYLAALYVVKSLINDNKNVLSAPKLTPEYLFMLCKTKPMTDVHEIALDKALKSPTGHLDLFLRFLLGLSLQTNQDLLKRLLKMKKGFSQANQDTIQSIKSRIRENTSPERSINLFYCLNELRDDSLEEEIQQYLRPGRLSTENLSPALWSALVFILLSSEEALEVFDLKKYSASEEGLLRLLPVVKASNKSLLSGCKLSEDSCRALASVLSSQSSKLRELDLSDNDLQDSGVKLLCEGLGSPDCSLQTLRLSGCMITKDGCAFLASALKSNPSHLKELDLSYNHPGDSGVELLSGGLHDPDWRLDTLNLDHRGEQRLKPGLRKYVCPLKLDQDTAHRNIQLSNDNQKATTVKEEQLYHRHLERFDCWLQVLCGTGLTGRCYWEVEWEGRVYIAVTYRGLRRRGEGADGCLGANDLSWMLLCDDDGSFSVRHEDRATAISPLSCQASNRVAVFLDFPAGTLSFYIVADALIPLYTFHSTFTEPLYPAFGFGFGSGCFGSSVSLCKVEDSFFSSHC, encoded by the exons ATGGCGACGGTTCAAGAGCTGCTTTTGAAGACACTGGAAGAGTTGGGAAAAGATGAGCTCAAATCTTTCCATTTTCACCAGCGGCTGCCTGATGTCCAAGATGGCTTCTCCCCAATCCCAAAATTTCAGCTAGAGGGCGCCGACAGGCATGACACTGTGAATGTGATGGTGCAGAAATACAACCGACAGGCTGTGGAGGTGGCTGAGAAGATTTTAGGGAGGATGGGCAGGAATGATCTGGCGCAGGAGCTGTCAGAGAGAAGCTCAGAACTGAAAG ctgggGAGACGACAGAGGACACAGGAGCTTCCCACACTCCACCACAGGCTTCTCCTCGTCCTCGACCTCGCGCCAGCAGTCAACATAAAG TCCCAGAGCCCTCAGACCAGATCATACTGTACCAGCGCAAACTCCAAGATTACCTCCAGAGtgagttcatgtgtgttcaAGAGGGAATGACCGACAGGATAGACCAGCAGCGTCTGGATGACATCTTCACAGAGCTGTTCATCACAGCCGGGGGCGATGTAcacatcaataaacagcatGAGGTCATGCAGATCCAAATAAAGCGGAGGGTAGCAGAGACGGAGACACCAATTCAACCCAGTCACATATTCAAAAGCCCAACCGGAAACCACAAACCCATAAGAACGATGCTCACGACTGGAGTGGCAGGAATTGGCAAAACAGTCCTTGTGCATAAGTTTGTGTTGGACTGGGCTGAGCGGAGAACCAACCAGGATGTGCACCTTTTATTTCACTTCACTTTCCGTAAACTGAATTTACTGAAGGGAGAAAGGTTTCTCCTGGCAGAGCTAATCCACACATGTATCCGGGAAACCAAAGACATCCCAAAGAGGGAACTTACAAACATCTTCACCAAACTACAGGCATCAGGGAACCGTGACTTTGACAAGAGTGAATTTAgacttctgtttgtgtttgatggACTGGATGAAAGCCGCCTTCAGCTGGACTTCACTCGCAGTGACCAGCTGCCCGCTGACTTCGATGTAACACAGTCCACCTCAGTAGATGTGCTGCTCACAGCTCTCATCGAAGGACGACTGCTTCCCTCTGCCCGTGTCTGGGTAACGACACGGCCTGCAGCAGCCAACCAGATCCCTCGAAAATTTGTCGACAGCATGACAGAAGTGAGAGGATTCACTGATCCACAGAAGGTGGAGTACTTCAGGAAGAGATTCCCAGATGAAACACAGGCCAGCAGAATCATCTCCCACATCAAGGCATCACGAAGTCTCTTCATCATGTGCCACatcccagtcttctgctggatcactgctacagttctgAAGGATGTCCTGAAGACCAGGATGCAGGAAGACCTGCCAAAAACCCTGACTGAGATGTACACAGAGTTCCTGGTGTATCAGATGACccagacagaggagagatgtGGCCCAAAAAAGAGCATTCAGTACATCCAGTCATTGGCAAAACTAGCTTTTCATCAGTTGGAGAAAGGCAACCTGATCTTCTATGAGACAGACCTGAAAGACAGCGGCATTAATATCCGGAAAGCTGCAGAGTGCTCTGGAGTTTTCACAGAGGTCTTTAAAGAAGAGCGTAGGTGGAAGAAGGATAAGGACAAGGGGAAGATGTTCAGCTTTGTCCATCTGAGCCTTCAGGAGTATCTGGCTGCCCTTTATGTGGTGAAGTCACTTATAAACGACAACAAGAATGTGTTGTCTGCGCCCAAGCTGACGCCGGAATATCTGTTTATGCTCTGCAAGACAAAACCCATGACAGATGTCCACGAGATTGCACTTGATAAAGCCTTGAAGAGTCCAACTGGGCACCTGGACTTGTTCCTGCGGTTTCTCCTGGGCCTCTCACTGCAGACCAATCAGGATCTCCTGAAGCGGCTGTTGAAGATGAAAAAAGGGTTCTCTCAGGCCAACCAGGACACAATCCAGTCCATCAAGAGTAGGATCAGGGAGAATACGTCTCCAGAGAGGAGCATCAATCTGTTCTACTGTCTGAATGAGCTGAGAGATGATTCTCTAGAGGAGGAGATCCAACAATACCTGCGACCAGGAAGGCTTTCCACAGAAaacctctctcctgctctctggtcAGCTCTGGTCTTCATCTTACTGTCATCAGAAGAAGCGCTGGAGGTGTTTGACCTGAAGAAATACTCTGCTTCAGAGGAGGGTCTactgaggctgctgccagtgGTCAAAGCCTCCAACAAATCTCT GCTGAGTGGTTGTAAATTGTCAGAGGACAGCTGCAGAGCTCTGGCCTCCGTCCTCAGCTCGCAGTCTTCTAaactgagagagctggacctgagtgACAACGACCTGCAagattcaggagtgaagcttCTCTGTGAAGGACTGGGGAGTCCAGACTGTTCCCTGCAAACTCTCAG actgtCAGGCTGTATGATCACAAAGGACGGCTGTGCTTTTCTGGCCTCTGCTctgaagtccaacccctcccaCCTGAAAGAACTGGACCTGAGCTACAATCATCCAGGAGACTCTGGAGTGGAGCTGCTGTCAGGTGGACTGCATGATCCAGACTGGAGACTGGACACTCTCAA CCTCGACCATCGCGGAGAGCAAAGACTGAAACCTGGTCTGAGGAAAT ACGTCTGTCCACTCAAACTGGATCAGGACACGGCACACAGAAACATCCAGCTGTCCAACGACAACCAGAAGGCGACGACGGTCAAAGAAGAGCAGCTGTATCATCGCCACCTGGAGAGATTCGACTGCTGGCTTCAGGTGCTGTGCGGCACTGGTCTGACTGGTCgctgttactgggaggtggagtgggAAGGCAGGGTTTACATAGCGGTGACGTACAGAGGACTCAgacggagaggagagggagctgACGGATGTCTGGGAGCGAATGATCTCTCCTGGATGCTGCTCTGTGATGATGATGGCAGTTTCTCCGTCCGGCATGAAGACAGAGCTACAGCCATCAGTCCCCTGTCGTGTCAGGCTTCAAACAGAGTGGCCGTGTTTCTGGACTTTCCTGCTGGCACTCTGTCCTTCTACATAGTGGCCGATGCACTGATCCCCCTCTACACCTTCCACTCCACATTCACCGAGCCTCTTTACCCCGCCTTTGGGTTCGGCTTCGGATCTGGATGCTTCGGTTCCTCAGTGTCCTTATGTAAGGTAGAAGACAGCTTCTTTTCCTCTCACTGCTGA